In Mustelus asterias chromosome 16, sMusAst1.hap1.1, whole genome shotgun sequence, one DNA window encodes the following:
- the LOC144505456 gene encoding platelet-derived growth factor receptor-like protein, producing MKPGLIFLLICLIALLLEFVECRKDQKATKNIAKSKKQNVEKKVKAAATAKSKGKRKMKKVSVRVPAKIFIMTQLLEKGKLQKPSDTVVIPSGERLVLRCKGKHISWAYPSYLDEENDGRFSIAQRKRYSQLVVANSTGADTGEYSCWALDCDTETCRKDDSKTGSTYVFFTDPRELFVPTNDYYEAIQLRTDRPTTLPCQVTNPLAQVSLHREFPPEVIPVDGKLITFHVKKGFVIHKALPLFAGTVYCVASYRGLMQSSTKYLLIYTNYPSAPPSAKITASSSSVPAGVNFNVTCTALGEIDIEVEFTWEFPGQQLGRPTYTRESQEPVYMDGQMRHLSQSVLLVDEARPIDDGLYKCVTQNLQGKTTVSTHVNVLPRTSSSQT from the exons ATGAAGCCGGGGCTTATTTTCCTGCTGATTTGTCTGATTGCTTTACTCCTGGAATTCG TGGAATGCCGGAAGGATCAAAAGGCCACCAAGAATATTGCCAAAAGTAAAAAGCAAAATGTTGAGAAGAAAGTTAAagctgcagccactgcaaagtcgAAAGGCAAGCGAAAAATGAAGAAGGTATCGGTCAGGGTGCCTGCAAAGATCTTCATCATGACTCAGTTACTGGAAAAAGGCAAATTGCAGAAACCATCTGATACTGTGGTGATTCCATCTGGAGAAAGACTTGTGCTTCGCTGCAAAGGGAAACACATTAGCTGGGCCTATCCCAGTTACCTGGATGAGGAAAACGACGGCAGATTCAG CATTGCCCAACGGAAAAGGTATAGCCAGCTGGTTGTAGCGAACAGCACAGGAGCAGACACTGGTGAATATAGTTGCTGGGCATTGGATTGTGACACTGAGACCTGCAGAAAGGATGATTCCAAAACTGGCAGCACCTACGTGTTCTTCACTG ATCCACGTGAACTGTTTGTCCCAACGAATGATTACTATGAAGCCATTCAGCTCCGCACCGACAGACCCACGACATTGCCGTGCCAAGTGACAAACCCTCTCGCCCAAGTGTCTCTGCATCGGGAATTTCCACCAGAGGTGATTCCGGTGGATGGGAAATTAATCACATTCCATGTGAAAAAGGGTTTTGTTATCCACAAGGCCTTACCGTTGTTTGCTGGCACAGTGTACTGCGTGGCGAGTTATCGGGGATTAATGCAGAGCTCCACAAAATACCTCCTCATATATACCAATT atccatctgcccctccaTCAGCTAAGATCACAGCTTCATCCAGCTCTGTACCTGCGGGTGTAAACTTTAATGTGACGTGTACAGCACTTGGAGAAATCGATATTGAGGTGGAATTCACTTGGGAGTTCCCTGGCCAACAG CTGGGGAGGCCAACCTATACCAGGGAAAGCCAAGAACCTGTATACATGGATGGTCAGATGCGGCACTTGTCTCAAAGTGTTCTCCTGGTGGATGAGGCACGTCCTATTGATGATGGTTTGTATAAGTGCGTCACTCAGAACCTGCAGGGGAAAACTACCGTGTCCACTCACGTGAATGTTCTTCCACGTACAAGTTCTAGTCAAACATAA